The Subtercola sp. PAMC28395 genome segment ATGGCGAGGTTCGGCATGAATGCGATCTGCGCGATCGTGAGCGCCGCACCTCCGGCGATGCCGGATTGCAGCGATTCATAGAGTGAGACGACCGTCGAATAGTTCACCACCACGAGCAGTGCCACGGCGAGCGCCCCGACCCCGACCATCGCCACGGCGATCGCCGCCCCGCCGCGAAGTGCAGCTGCTACGACGCTCTGAACGACCGTCGGCAGGGCATCCACCCGATCGCGCACCCCCGATCTCAGTGGGCTCTGCGTGCGAGCGATGCTCTCGATCGCTCCGGCGAGCAATCCCAGTGCGTAGATCGCCGGTACGAATACGACGGCCTGGCGAAACGATGCGACGGCCACATCGGAGCGGGCGCTTGCGCAGACGAGGCCTGACAACAATCCGACTGTCACGATCCCGACGACGCCCCCGAAGAATGGATGCTCGGTGAAGCCCAGCCTGAGGCCGGACCGACGGCCGAGAAAGACCGTCAGTACGGCGAATCCGAGTGGTGTAATGCCGATCTCGAAGGGAACGGCTGCGTGGTCGAGAGCGAGTTGTGCCGCAGTGCCGGCGTCGAGGGAGATGAGAACGTCGACACCGTTGCCGAGCATCCAGACGTCTGCGGCGGCTCGCCAGAAGACGATCCAGTCGATCGAGAGCGAGAACTGCGTCGCCCAGAGAACGGTCAGCATCACGAGCGGTATGCCGAGGCCCAGGGCGACAGTGAGCAGGGCGTCGAGCGCGGCCAGAAGGGCAGTGGTGGGCCGGTTCATCAGTGGAAAGCGATCTTCAGAAGGATCACGAAGACTCCGAGAAGGCCGGTGACCAGCGCTCCGAGAACCCTTCCCCATACGGGGCTGCCCCGGTCGGCGAGCGCGAGCCAGCCCAGCGCGGCGAGCAGGCCGACGGGCAGCAGGAGGGAGATCCTGTATGCGGTCGCCTCACCCAGCACGCCCAGGGCCCCGAGAAGAAGGAACACGCACGGAAGCAGTGCGGAGTAGAGGAGCCCCGCGGCCCCGTGCAGGCTGTGGCGCAACGACTCGCTGAGCGGTAGTCCGAGTGAGGTCTTCGTACCGTAGTGGGCGATCGCCTCGGCGAAGACGTGGGCGATCCAGAAGACGATGACCGTGCCGAGTGTGGTGATGAGCACGTCTCGATCGCTGGCTTCATCTGCTGCCGTGCCGATGATCGCAGCAACGAGGAGCGTGCCGTAGATGGCCTGGGGTGTCACGATCCGGCGGCGCATGCGCGTGTACCGGGAATCGTGACCATGCACCCCGGCAGGTGTCGATGCCGGTGCCGACGCCGACGCGTTCTCTGCCACGTGGAAACCCCGAATCACATTGTCGAACCAAGAAGAGGCAGCACGAGAAGCGATGTCGGTCACTCGTGCTCTGGGAGCGCGTTGAGCGACTTCGTGGCCCACCCGTGATGCACCACCTTAAACGTAACGGCCCTCCACCGTGATGGAGGGCCGTTGCGTGCGGGTCGGGCAAGTCCGATCAGAAATCGGTACCCGGCTCAGAGTGCGAGGTAGATCTCCCTCAGGAGCGCGGCCGTCTCGCTCGGCGTCTTGCCGACGGTGACGCCCGCTGCTTCGAGCGCTTCCTTCTTGCCCTGGGCAGTGCCTGCGCCGTCGGAGACGATTGCACCGGCATGACCCATGGTCTTGCCCTCTGGCGCGGTGAATCCTGCGACATAGGCGACGACGGGCTTGGTCATGTTCGCTTTGATGAAGTCGGCCGCGCGCTCTTCGGCGTCACCGCCGATTTCACCGATCATGACGATGGCCTTGGTCTCGGGGTCGGCCTCGAACGCGGCGAGAGCATCGATGTGGGTTGTGCCGATGATCGGGTCACCGCCGATTCCGATTGCTGTCGAGAAGCCGAGGTCACGGAGCTCGTACATCATCTGGTACGTCAGGGTGCCTGACTTCGACACCAGGCCGATCGGGCCGGGCCCGGCGATGTTCGAGGGGATGATCCCCGCATTGGACTTCGAGGGTGAGATGATCCCGGGGCAGTTCGGCCCGAGGATGCGGGTCTTGTTGCCCTTCTGCTGGGCGAACGACCAGAATTCGGCCGAGTCGTGGATCGGGATGCCCTCGGTGATGACGACGGCGAGCGGAATCTCCGCTTCTACCGCTTCGAGCACGGCGCTCTTGGCAAAGGCCGGCGGCACGAAGATGACAGAGACGTCAGCCCCGGTCTCGGCCATGGCCTCAGCGACGCTGCCGAAGATCGGGAGGGTGTGCCCCTCGATCTCGACCGTCGTACCGGCTTTGCGCGGGTTGACGCCGCCGACGATCGTGGAGCCCGATGCGAGCATCCGGCCGGCGTGTTTGGTTCCTTCAGAGCCGGTCAGGCCCTGGATGATGATCTTGGAGTTCTCGTCGAGAAAAATCGACATTGTTGTTCTCTTCCTGTTTCTGCGCGAGTGTGTGAAGTGGGGGGTTACTTACGCAGCAGCGTGAGCGAGTTCGGCAGCCTTGTCGGCCGCTTCGTCCATGGTGTCGACGACGGTGACGAGCGGATTGTTGGCTTCAGCCAGAATGGCGCGGCCCTCGACGACGTTGTTGCCGTCGAGCCGAACCACGAGCGGCTTGGTGGCGGATGCGCCCAGTGTTGCGAGTGCACCGACGATT includes the following:
- a CDS encoding DUF6350 family protein, with translation MNRPTTALLAALDALLTVALGLGIPLVMLTVLWATQFSLSIDWIVFWRAAADVWMLGNGVDVLISLDAGTAAQLALDHAAVPFEIGITPLGFAVLTVFLGRRSGLRLGFTEHPFFGGVVGIVTVGLLSGLVCASARSDVAVASFRQAVVFVPAIYALGLLAGAIESIARTQSPLRSGVRDRVDALPTVVQSVVAAALRGGAAIAVAMVGVGALAVALLVVVNYSTVVSLYESLQSGIAGGAALTIAQIAFMPNLAIWAASWMLGPGFALGTGTAVSPLGTQLGLIPSVPVFGALPHSSAIGFIALLVPVVITFLITTLMRSRPELHFALTVRGIGQTLGTGFATALVAAGLLALLAMWSGGAIGPGRLADVGPDPSAVFLWAFVSCGVSGSAGLVAAGVRRRPAEPVQSPAQ
- the sucD gene encoding succinate--CoA ligase subunit alpha, which codes for MSIFLDENSKIIIQGLTGSEGTKHAGRMLASGSTIVGGVNPRKAGTTVEIEGHTLPIFGSVAEAMAETGADVSVIFVPPAFAKSAVLEAVEAEIPLAVVITEGIPIHDSAEFWSFAQQKGNKTRILGPNCPGIISPSKSNAGIIPSNIAGPGPIGLVSKSGTLTYQMMYELRDLGFSTAIGIGGDPIIGTTHIDALAAFEADPETKAIVMIGEIGGDAEERAADFIKANMTKPVVAYVAGFTAPEGKTMGHAGAIVSDGAGTAQGKKEALEAAGVTVGKTPSETAALLREIYLAL